A genomic window from Candidatus Denitrolinea symbiosum includes:
- a CDS encoding amino-terminal acetylation of F-pilin subunits TraX, translating into MKLNAFQLKVIALVLMFGEHFGTYLGSLLPERVPLYLTYTGRIVAPLFFFLAVESYFKTSNRRRYITRLFTWAVIMQVGNFVISRIVQAVYQPDPFFPIGQNIFLSIAVGVSMIAAFEWARAQTGSKKWLGLSLAIFLAFVSLLIESSYYGLTIFVVFYFFYHKKPTLYFAYAGLSIIFLLWGLNNLQYFWEFEYQWMMIAALPFIILYNGERGRYSLKYLFYVFYPLHIWILYIVKYAIGLN; encoded by the coding sequence ATGAAATTAAATGCCTTTCAATTGAAAGTAATTGCCCTTGTCTTAATGTTCGGAGAACACTTCGGAACTTATTTAGGCTCATTGCTACCCGAACGCGTTCCGCTTTACCTAACCTATACGGGACGTATTGTTGCTCCTCTTTTCTTCTTCCTCGCAGTGGAAAGTTACTTCAAAACCAGTAACCGCCGCCGCTATATCACCCGCCTGTTTACATGGGCGGTCATCATGCAGGTCGGCAATTTCGTCATCAGCCGCATCGTGCAAGCCGTTTACCAGCCTGACCCCTTCTTCCCAATCGGACAAAATATATTTTTATCCATCGCGGTCGGCGTAAGCATGATCGCCGCGTTTGAGTGGGCGCGCGCCCAAACTGGAAGCAAAAAATGGCTCGGTCTTTCTTTGGCAATATTTTTGGCGTTTGTAAGCCTACTTATCGAATCAAGTTATTACGGGCTAACGATATTTGTTGTGTTCTATTTCTTCTACCACAAGAAACCCACCCTGTATTTCGCCTATGCAGGTTTGAGCATTATCTTCCTGCTGTGGGGGTTGAACAACCTTCAATATTTTTGGGAATTCGAATATCAATGGATGATGATCGCCGCCCTGCCTTTCATCATACTTTACAATGGAGAACGCGGACGGTATAGTTTAAAATATCTATTCTATGTTTTTTATCCGCTGCATATTTGGATTTTGTACATTGTTAAATATGCTATTGGATTAAATTAA
- a CDS encoding response regulator transcription factor encodes MPIQVLLVDDHKIVRQGVRAYLQTLSDIEVVAEADSGAAAVTAVERHQPNVVLMDLEMPGELDGIEATRQIRKLRSETQVIVVTSHHQDEFIFPAVRAGAISYLLKDVEPEELAEAIRKAAQGEATLDSRVASRIMKELQGLRKEEINPFTELSEREYEVLQLVAAGRSNAEIAEALVIGESTVKTHIGNLLKKLHLDDRTQAAVYAWQKGIVRRE; translated from the coding sequence ATGCCTATTCAAGTTCTGCTTGTGGATGACCATAAGATCGTGCGGCAGGGCGTGCGCGCCTATCTGCAAACGTTGAGCGACATCGAAGTTGTCGCCGAAGCCGATTCGGGCGCGGCGGCTGTGACGGCGGTCGAGCGGCATCAACCCAATGTCGTGCTAATGGATTTGGAAATGCCCGGCGAACTGGACGGCATCGAAGCGACGCGTCAGATCCGCAAACTGCGCTCAGAGACGCAAGTAATTGTAGTCACCTCTCATCATCAGGACGAATTTATCTTCCCTGCTGTGCGCGCGGGCGCGATTTCGTACCTGCTCAAAGATGTAGAACCCGAAGAACTGGCGGAAGCCATCCGCAAGGCGGCACAGGGCGAGGCGACGCTTGATTCGCGTGTCGCCTCACGCATCATGAAAGAGTTACAAGGACTGCGCAAGGAAGAGATCAATCCCTTCACCGAACTCTCCGAGCGCGAGTACGAGGTTTTGCAGTTGGTTGCGGCGGGGAGGTCCAACGCCGAGATCGCCGAAGCGCTGGTCATCGGCGAAAGCACGGTCAAAACGCACATCGGCAACCTGCTCAAAAAATTGCACCTCGACGACCGCACGCAAGCGGCGGTCTACGCCTGGCAGAAAGGCATTGTGCGGCGCGAGTGA
- a CDS encoding secondary thiamine-phosphate synthase enzyme gives MKSYRKELWFNLPTRRGFVNITPDVEVAVRESGIKEGFVLVNAMHISASVFINDDESGLHHDYEKWLEKLAPHEPVSQYRHNDTGEDNADSHLKRQIMGREVVVAITDGKLDFGPWEQIFYGEFDGRRRKRVLVKIIGE, from the coding sequence ATGAAATCGTATCGCAAAGAACTCTGGTTCAACCTCCCCACCCGACGCGGCTTCGTTAACATCACCCCCGACGTGGAAGTCGCCGTCCGCGAAAGCGGAATCAAGGAAGGCTTCGTTTTAGTGAACGCCATGCACATCTCCGCCTCTGTCTTCATCAACGACGACGAATCGGGTCTGCATCACGATTACGAGAAATGGCTGGAAAAACTTGCCCCGCACGAACCAGTCAGCCAATACCGCCACAACGACACAGGTGAAGACAACGCCGACTCGCACCTCAAACGCCAAATCATGGGACGCGAAGTCGTCGTCGCAATCACCGACGGCAAACTGGACTTCGGTCCGTGGGAACAGATCTTCTACGGCGAGTTCGACGGCAGGCGAAGAAAGCGCGTCCTCGTAAAAATTATTGGGGAATAA